From Hippea alviniae EP5-r, one genomic window encodes:
- the mltG gene encoding endolytic transglycosylase MltG produces MSFIKKLFIANIILFLFVLAFVVFTIFKFESFLNTKASNKHKQVYIEIAKNQTVPSIVDTLKEKGIITRSDWFYYYLRLSGQARQIKAGLHLFYTDYTPKQVLNELVSPKVYTAKITVIAGYNIKRVADVLSKAGFDGDRLLKLNDNESFVKRCSGFDKAKSLEGFLYPDTYFVSKDDKVESIALLMCKQFKDKFKKLTGRSDFKEDDYKRLIVASIVQKEATDKKDMRLVAGVIYNRLKKGMYLQMDSTRFDEKFNTYLHKGLPPEPICNPSYDALAAAYEPQKTDYLYFISKKDGSMIFSKTLKEHNRNIRKYLK; encoded by the coding sequence ATGAGTTTTATAAAGAAGCTGTTTATAGCCAATATAATCCTGTTTCTTTTTGTTTTGGCTTTTGTTGTTTTTACCATATTCAAGTTTGAAAGTTTTTTAAACACTAAAGCTTCGAATAAACATAAGCAGGTTTACATAGAGATAGCCAAGAATCAAACTGTTCCAAGTATTGTTGATACTCTCAAAGAGAAAGGCATAATAACAAGAAGCGACTGGTTTTACTATTATCTGCGTTTAAGCGGACAAGCAAGACAGATAAAGGCAGGTCTTCATCTATTTTACACAGATTATACACCAAAGCAGGTTTTAAACGAACTTGTAAGTCCGAAGGTTTATACGGCAAAGATAACGGTTATTGCAGGGTATAATATCAAAAGAGTTGCAGATGTTTTATCAAAGGCTGGCTTTGATGGAGATAGATTGCTTAAGCTAAACGACAACGAGAGTTTTGTAAAGAGATGCAGCGGGTTTGACAAGGCAAAAAGTCTTGAAGGGTTTTTATATCCTGATACATACTTTGTCTCAAAGGACGATAAGGTTGAATCTATTGCGCTTTTGATGTGTAAGCAGTTTAAGGATAAGTTTAAGAAGCTCACGGGCAGGAGTGATTTTAAAGAAGATGACTATAAAAGACTGATAGTTGCATCTATTGTTCAGAAGGAAGCAACGGATAAGAAGGATATGAGACTGGTTGCAGGCGTGATTTATAATAGATTGAAAAAGGGTATGTATCTTCAGATGGACTCAACAAGGTTTGATGAGAAGTTTAACACATATCTGCATAAAGGTTTGCCGCCTGAGCCTATCTGTAATCCATCTTACGATGCTTTGGCAGCTGCTTATGAGCCGCAAAAAACCGACTATCTTTACTTTATCTCAAAAAAAGATGGAAGCATGATTTTTAGCAAAACATTGAAAGAGCACAACAGGAACATAAGGAAGTATCTAAAATGA
- the miaB gene encoding tRNA (N6-isopentenyl adenosine(37)-C2)-methylthiotransferase MiaB produces the protein MRFYIKTFGCQMNERDSEKVEAILEENGWQKSDDPKTADLLIVNSCAVREKAENKIYSEIGRLRFKNRKAKIVAMGCVAQFAYDRLSKVADIVIGTNTIDEFCRIAKDYSVEGVFIKDKMEEPDHIFPHVKSVVSFVDIMYGCDNFCTYCIVPYTRGREISRKKEAIIDEIKELVDNGTKEVVLLGQNVNSYGKSLGYNFVDLLYEVNKIEGLKRIRFTTSHPKDFSKELIYAIRDLDKLCEHVHLPFQAGSNRILKLMRRKYTIEEYLEKVFLLKSEVKNCSITTDIIVGFPTETENDFEKTLEVVKTVEYDTSFSFKYSPRRFTKAAEMEGQIEEDKKLKRLNILQQLQAEITQKKLKEYEGKIVEVLIEGKSKKGDKLYGRNRQNIVVNVDFRDNIKAGDCLRVKITKALKHSLIGEPI, from the coding sequence ATGAGATTTTACATAAAGACATTTGGCTGTCAGATGAACGAAAGGGATTCAGAGAAGGTTGAAGCGATTTTGGAAGAGAATGGTTGGCAGAAGAGTGATGACCCTAAAACGGCAGACCTTTTGATTGTAAATTCCTGTGCGGTTAGAGAGAAAGCTGAGAACAAGATTTACAGTGAGATAGGAAGATTAAGGTTTAAGAACAGAAAAGCAAAGATTGTGGCGATGGGCTGTGTTGCCCAGTTTGCATACGATAGGTTATCTAAGGTTGCAGATATTGTAATCGGCACAAATACGATAGACGAGTTTTGCAGAATCGCTAAGGATTACTCTGTTGAAGGTGTTTTTATAAAGGATAAGATGGAAGAGCCAGACCATATATTCCCGCATGTTAAGAGTGTGGTTTCGTTTGTCGATATTATGTATGGTTGTGATAACTTCTGCACATACTGTATTGTTCCATATACTCGTGGAAGGGAAATTTCTCGCAAGAAGGAAGCTATAATTGATGAGATAAAAGAACTTGTCGATAATGGCACGAAAGAAGTTGTTTTGCTCGGTCAGAATGTTAACTCATATGGCAAGAGCTTGGGCTATAATTTTGTTGATTTGCTCTATGAAGTGAACAAGATAGAAGGCTTGAAGCGTATTAGATTTACCACATCCCATCCAAAGGATTTCTCAAAAGAGCTTATCTATGCGATAAGGGATTTGGACAAGTTGTGTGAGCATGTTCACCTGCCGTTTCAGGCAGGCTCAAATAGGATTTTGAAGCTAATGAGAAGAAAATACACGATTGAAGAGTATCTTGAGAAGGTGTTTTTATTGAAGAGCGAAGTAAAAAACTGCTCGATTACAACAGATATTATCGTTGGTTTTCCCACAGAGACAGAAAATGATTTTGAAAAGACGCTTGAAGTAGTAAAAACCGTTGAATACGATACATCGTTTTCGTTTAAATACTCACCGAGAAGATTTACAAAAGCAGCCGAAATGGAAGGCCAGATTGAAGAAGACAAAAAGCTTAAACGCTTAAACATACTTCAACAGCTTCAGGCTGAGATTACCCAAAAAAAGCTCAAGGAGTATGAAGGCAAGATTGTTGAAGTGCTTATAGAAGGAAAATCAAAGAAGGGCGATAAGCTTTATGGTAGAAATAGGCAAAATATAGTTGTCAATGTTGATTTTAGGGATAATATAAAAGCAGGCGACTGTTTAAGGGTTAAGATAACAAAAGCCCTTAAGCATTCCCTGATAGGGGAGCCAATTTAA
- a CDS encoding N-acetylmuramoyl-L-alanine amidase family protein: protein MLKAIVSILFILFSLQADATQIAKLKSFSIVNLQNGVDNLIFRFDKIKHYRFIRLSDDYFYIAIPNTIIAIETPLIPKGSVEKILVRIIKGETRIFFKLNRNFKYRFRLLLSSDRFLIVRIEKSVAIKPQEKQTYTPSKPKKKTVIVIDPGHGGKDPGAVGIYNKEKTITLSIGKYVAYFLRKDGYKVVMTRTKDTYPTLAQRVELANKVHATLFVSIHANYAPKDRLKAKGLEVYFVNTTSDKRALWLAAKENGMSIAQISDLNRIILSLIQTSKIQYSKVLAADVYKEMLKYGRKVYRSYKGRGVRQAPFYVLVGTHCPSILIETAFINNPSDALYLRNPTFRRALAKGIAKGIENFLKGKS from the coding sequence ATGTTAAAAGCAATAGTTTCGATACTTTTTATCCTGTTCAGCCTGCAGGCAGATGCAACCCAGATAGCAAAACTCAAAAGCTTCAGTATCGTAAACCTGCAAAACGGCGTCGATAACCTAATCTTTAGATTCGACAAGATAAAACATTACAGATTTATAAGATTAAGTGACGATTACTTCTACATAGCCATACCAAACACCATCATAGCAATAGAAACACCACTCATACCGAAAGGTTCTGTTGAAAAAATACTGGTCAGGATAATAAAGGGTGAAACAAGGATATTCTTTAAACTCAACAGAAACTTCAAATACAGGTTTAGACTTCTTCTCTCATCAGATAGGTTTCTTATCGTCAGAATAGAAAAAAGCGTTGCAATAAAGCCACAAGAAAAACAGACATACACACCATCAAAACCGAAAAAGAAGACGGTAATCGTGATAGACCCAGGACATGGCGGCAAAGACCCGGGCGCTGTTGGTATATACAACAAAGAGAAGACAATAACACTCTCAATAGGCAAATATGTAGCCTATTTCTTAAGAAAAGATGGATACAAAGTGGTTATGACGCGCACAAAAGATACATATCCTACCTTAGCACAAAGGGTCGAACTCGCAAACAAGGTTCATGCAACGCTGTTTGTCTCGATACATGCAAACTATGCACCCAAAGACAGACTCAAAGCCAAAGGTTTGGAAGTCTATTTTGTAAACACAACATCAGACAAAAGAGCGCTTTGGCTTGCAGCCAAAGAGAATGGCATGAGTATAGCCCAGATAAGCGACTTAAACCGCATCATTCTATCTCTTATTCAAACATCAAAGATTCAATACTCAAAGGTCTTGGCAGCAGATGTTTACAAAGAGATGTTAAAATATGGAAGAAAAGTATATCGCTCATACAAAGGCAGAGGCGTAAGACAGGCTCCATTCTATGTGCTTGTCGGAACACACTGTCCATCAATCCTGATAGAGACAGCCTTCATAAACAATCCATCCGATGCCTTATACCTAAGAAACCCAACATTCAGAAGAGCTTTAGCAAAAGGCATAGCAAAAGGCATAGAAAACTTCCTAAAAGGCAAAAGTTA
- the ruvX gene encoding Holliday junction resolvase RuvX, translating to MKVIIVIIRLFASQRWLMRILGIDYGTKKIGLAISDETNTIALPLSVIDSDENSIDEIKRITEINNITRIVVGLPMTLSGMKGKRAQETEDFIDKLREVLDIEIVEWDERMSTRFSERILNNANVKGRKNKKKVIDKIAATFILQGYLDSL from the coding sequence TTGAAAGTTATTATAGTTATAATCCGACTGTTTGCAAGTCAAAGGTGGCTTATGCGTATTTTGGGTATTGATTACGGAACGAAGAAGATTGGACTTGCCATATCTGATGAGACAAACACAATAGCTTTGCCTTTAAGTGTGATAGATTCTGACGAGAACTCGATAGATGAGATTAAAAGGATAACTGAAATCAACAATATAACAAGGATCGTTGTTGGTTTGCCTATGACCTTAAGCGGTATGAAAGGTAAAAGGGCTCAAGAGACAGAAGATTTTATAGACAAGCTAAGGGAAGTCTTAGATATTGAGATTGTTGAATGGGATGAGAGAATGTCAACAAGGTTCTCTGAAAGGATTTTAAATAACGCCAATGTAAAGGGAAGAAAAAATAAAAAGAAGGTTATCGATAAGATAGCTGCAACATTTATCCTTCAAGGCTATTTAGACTCGCTATGA